A DNA window from Vigna angularis cultivar LongXiaoDou No.4 chromosome 1, ASM1680809v1, whole genome shotgun sequence contains the following coding sequences:
- the LOC108323158 gene encoding aspartate--tRNA ligase, chloroplastic/mitochondrial isoform X2: protein MMWEKGSSFVVGLPFTESMVASHFLISETTVELFRLEFQVTTLPDEFPDAHSAINDLRLEYVVAIDGVVRSRPSESINKKMKTGSIEVAARRVQVLNSVNSKLPFLVTTADDAKDSLKEEIRLRYRCLDLRRQQMNFNILLRHKVVKLIRRYLEDVHGFVEIETPILSRSTPEGARDYLVPSRIQPGTFYALPQSPQLFKQMLMVAGFDKYYQVARCFRDEDLRADRQPEFTQLDMEMAFTPYEDMLKLNEELIRKVFFEIKGVELPNSFPRLTYAEAMSRYGSDRPDTRFDLELKDVSDIFSGSSFKVFSDSLESGGVIKVFCVPSGTKKYSNSALKKGDIYSEALKSGAKGLPFLKVLDDGNLEGISALVSSMDPTTRENLLRRCSAGPSDLILFAVGHHASVNKTLDRLRVYVAHDLGLIDHDRHSILWITDFPMFEWNDPEQRLEALHHPFTAPNPEDMNDLASARALAYDMVYNGVEIGGGSLRIYKRDIQQKVLEIVGISMEQAEAKFGYLLEALDMGAPPHGGIAYGLDRLVMLLAGANSIRDVIAFPKTTTAQCALTRSPSEVDPQQLKDLSIKT, encoded by the exons ATGATGTGGGAAAAAGGGTCCAGCTTTGTGGTTGGGTTGCCCTTCACAGAGTCCATGGTGGCCTCACATTTCTTAATCTCAGAGACCACAGTGGAATTGTTCAG GCTTGAATTTCAGGTAACAACCCTTCCAGATGAATTTCCAGATGCCCATTCTGCTATCAATGACCTGAGGCTTGAGTACGTAGTTGCCATTGACGGTGTTGTCAGGTCTAGGCCAAGCGAGTCAATCAACAAGAAGATGAAAACAGGTTCCATCGAG GTTGCTGCTCGTAGAGTTCAAGTGCTAAACTCTGTAAATTCAAAGTTACCATTCTTGGTTACTACGGCAGATGATGCAAAAGATTCTCTTAAAGAAGAAATCCGTTTGAG ATACCGGTGTCTTGACCTGAGGCGGCAACAAATGAATTTCAACATATTGCTGCGACATAAAGTAGTTAAACTCATTCGAAGATATTTAGAAGATGTTCATGGTTTTGTGGAG ATTGAAACTCCAATACTGTCTAGATCCACTCCAGAAGGTGCCCGGGATTATTTAGTTCCATCAAGAATCCAG CCAGGAACATTCTATGCCTTGCCACAAAGTCCTCAGCTATTTAAGCAAATGCTAATGGTAGCTGGTTTTGATAAATATTATCAGGTTGCAag ATGTTTTCGTGATGAAGATTTAAGAGCTGACAGACAACCTGAGTTCACACAGCTAGATATGGAAATGGCCTTTACTCCTTACGAGGATATGTTGAAACTTAATGAAGAACTCATTAGAAAG GTTTTCTTTGAAATTAAGGGGGTTGAGTTACCAAATTCTTTTCCTAGGCTTACATATGCTGAAGCAATGAGTAGATATGGTTCAGACCGGCCAGATACCAGATTTGATCTTGAGTTAAAAGAT GTATCTGACATTTTCTCAGGTTCTTCGTTCAAGGTTTTCTCTGATTCCTTAGAAAGTGGGGGAGTTATCAAAGTGTTTTGTGTACCTTCTGGTACAAAAAAGTACTCAAATTCAGCTCTTAAGAAGGGTGACATTTACAGTGAAGCACTCAAATCTGGTGCAAAGGGTTTACCCTTTCTTAAGGTCTTGGATGATG GGAACCTGGAGGGAATTTCTGCTTTAGTATCAAGTATGGACCCTACAACTAGAGAGAATTTATTAAGGCGATGCTCTGCAGGACCAAGTGACCTCATTCTATTTGCAGTGGGTCATCATGCCTCTGTAAATAAAACTTTAGACCGTCTGAGAGTTTATGTGGCCCATGACCTAGGTTTGATTGACCAT GACAGGCATTCAATTTTGTGGATAACTGATTTTCCAATGTTTGAGTGGAATGATCCAGAGCAGAGACTCGAG GCTCTTCATCATCCTTTTACTGCACCAAATCCTGAAGACATGAATGACCTTGCATCTGCTCGTGCTTTGGCTTATGACATGGTTTACAATGGGGTGGAG ATTGGTGGGGGAAGTCTGAGAATTTATAAACGTGACATACAACAAAAGGTTTTGGAAATTGTTGGCATCTCAATGGAGCAG GCTGAAGCAAAGTTTGGATATCTTCTGGAAGCACTTGACATGGGAGCTCCACCACATG GTGGCATAGCTTATGGTTTGGACAGATTGGTTATGCTGTTGGCTGGTGCTAATTCCATCAGAGATGTCATTGCTTTTCCAAAAACAACCACTGCACAGTGTGCCCTAACCAGATCACCTTCTGAGGTCGATCCTCAGCAGCTCAAAGATCTCTCAATTAAAACatag
- the LOC108323158 gene encoding aspartate--tRNA ligase, chloroplastic/mitochondrial isoform X1, which translates to MSLFLKALPLMTSRTRPSLVFLCRVSNTVLLPLSRTRTVFSVSASTTPSTQPLPSASEILTSNAKPPLALTESLEWINRTALCGELSSNDVGKRVQLCGWVALHRVHGGLTFLNLRDHSGIVQVTTLPDEFPDAHSAINDLRLEYVVAIDGVVRSRPSESINKKMKTGSIEVAARRVQVLNSVNSKLPFLVTTADDAKDSLKEEIRLRYRCLDLRRQQMNFNILLRHKVVKLIRRYLEDVHGFVEIETPILSRSTPEGARDYLVPSRIQPGTFYALPQSPQLFKQMLMVAGFDKYYQVARCFRDEDLRADRQPEFTQLDMEMAFTPYEDMLKLNEELIRKVFFEIKGVELPNSFPRLTYAEAMSRYGSDRPDTRFDLELKDVSDIFSGSSFKVFSDSLESGGVIKVFCVPSGTKKYSNSALKKGDIYSEALKSGAKGLPFLKVLDDGNLEGISALVSSMDPTTRENLLRRCSAGPSDLILFAVGHHASVNKTLDRLRVYVAHDLGLIDHDRHSILWITDFPMFEWNDPEQRLEALHHPFTAPNPEDMNDLASARALAYDMVYNGVEIGGGSLRIYKRDIQQKVLEIVGISMEQAEAKFGYLLEALDMGAPPHGGIAYGLDRLVMLLAGANSIRDVIAFPKTTTAQCALTRSPSEVDPQQLKDLSIKT; encoded by the exons ATGTCCCTGTTCCTTAAAGCTCTGCCTTTGATGACCTCCCGCACCAGACCATCTTTAGTTTTTCTATGCAGAGTTTCCAACACAGTTCTATTGCCACTTTCCAGAACCAGAACAGTGTTTTCCGTTTCTGCCTCCACAACCCCTTCAACACAGCCACTTCCTTCTGCTTCTGAAATACTCACTTCCAATGCTAAGCCACCTTTGGCCCTCACTGAATCCCTTGAGTGGATCAACAGGACTGCATTATGTGGTGAATTGTCTTCAAATGATGTGGGAAAAAGGGTCCAGCTTTGTGGTTGGGTTGCCCTTCACAGAGTCCATGGTGGCCTCACATTTCTTAATCTCAGAGACCACAGTGGAATTGTTCAG GTAACAACCCTTCCAGATGAATTTCCAGATGCCCATTCTGCTATCAATGACCTGAGGCTTGAGTACGTAGTTGCCATTGACGGTGTTGTCAGGTCTAGGCCAAGCGAGTCAATCAACAAGAAGATGAAAACAGGTTCCATCGAG GTTGCTGCTCGTAGAGTTCAAGTGCTAAACTCTGTAAATTCAAAGTTACCATTCTTGGTTACTACGGCAGATGATGCAAAAGATTCTCTTAAAGAAGAAATCCGTTTGAG ATACCGGTGTCTTGACCTGAGGCGGCAACAAATGAATTTCAACATATTGCTGCGACATAAAGTAGTTAAACTCATTCGAAGATATTTAGAAGATGTTCATGGTTTTGTGGAG ATTGAAACTCCAATACTGTCTAGATCCACTCCAGAAGGTGCCCGGGATTATTTAGTTCCATCAAGAATCCAG CCAGGAACATTCTATGCCTTGCCACAAAGTCCTCAGCTATTTAAGCAAATGCTAATGGTAGCTGGTTTTGATAAATATTATCAGGTTGCAag ATGTTTTCGTGATGAAGATTTAAGAGCTGACAGACAACCTGAGTTCACACAGCTAGATATGGAAATGGCCTTTACTCCTTACGAGGATATGTTGAAACTTAATGAAGAACTCATTAGAAAG GTTTTCTTTGAAATTAAGGGGGTTGAGTTACCAAATTCTTTTCCTAGGCTTACATATGCTGAAGCAATGAGTAGATATGGTTCAGACCGGCCAGATACCAGATTTGATCTTGAGTTAAAAGAT GTATCTGACATTTTCTCAGGTTCTTCGTTCAAGGTTTTCTCTGATTCCTTAGAAAGTGGGGGAGTTATCAAAGTGTTTTGTGTACCTTCTGGTACAAAAAAGTACTCAAATTCAGCTCTTAAGAAGGGTGACATTTACAGTGAAGCACTCAAATCTGGTGCAAAGGGTTTACCCTTTCTTAAGGTCTTGGATGATG GGAACCTGGAGGGAATTTCTGCTTTAGTATCAAGTATGGACCCTACAACTAGAGAGAATTTATTAAGGCGATGCTCTGCAGGACCAAGTGACCTCATTCTATTTGCAGTGGGTCATCATGCCTCTGTAAATAAAACTTTAGACCGTCTGAGAGTTTATGTGGCCCATGACCTAGGTTTGATTGACCAT GACAGGCATTCAATTTTGTGGATAACTGATTTTCCAATGTTTGAGTGGAATGATCCAGAGCAGAGACTCGAG GCTCTTCATCATCCTTTTACTGCACCAAATCCTGAAGACATGAATGACCTTGCATCTGCTCGTGCTTTGGCTTATGACATGGTTTACAATGGGGTGGAG ATTGGTGGGGGAAGTCTGAGAATTTATAAACGTGACATACAACAAAAGGTTTTGGAAATTGTTGGCATCTCAATGGAGCAG GCTGAAGCAAAGTTTGGATATCTTCTGGAAGCACTTGACATGGGAGCTCCACCACATG GTGGCATAGCTTATGGTTTGGACAGATTGGTTATGCTGTTGGCTGGTGCTAATTCCATCAGAGATGTCATTGCTTTTCCAAAAACAACCACTGCACAGTGTGCCCTAACCAGATCACCTTCTGAGGTCGATCCTCAGCAGCTCAAAGATCTCTCAATTAAAACatag